The Streptomyces cadmiisoli genome has a segment encoding these proteins:
- a CDS encoding L,D-transpeptidase translates to MHRIRTALPRPVRAVAVLSVSACLLAGCGGSPRSEDDSAKKPPAGAAAQPRIVLNATDGQKGVSVRSGGRIEVEHGSIAKASLVTADGATVPGKASRDNRTWSPDAALDHGTTYRLTAVATGGKGAKATERVTFTTLDEDDRFVGTYVPEHGSKVGVGMPVSFTFDKAITDKKAVESGISVSSSSGQKVVGHWFGAQRLDFRPQEYWEAGSTVTVRIRLDGVKGAEDAYGEQDKTVRFTVGRSQVSTVDAARHRMRVVRDGRTIRDIPITAGAASSPTWNGRMVISEKLVSTRMDGATVGFAGEYDIPDVPHAMRLSTSGTFIHGNYWGDDSVFGRSNISHGCVGLNDVQGGGDASQDGAWFYANSLLGDVVVVRNSQDATIAPDNGLNGWNMPWKEWVAGSAR, encoded by the coding sequence ATGCACCGCATCCGCACCGCTCTGCCCCGCCCCGTCCGGGCCGTGGCCGTGCTGTCCGTCTCGGCATGCCTTCTGGCGGGCTGCGGCGGCAGCCCGCGGTCCGAGGACGACAGCGCGAAGAAGCCCCCGGCCGGGGCCGCGGCGCAACCACGCATCGTCCTCAACGCCACCGACGGGCAGAAGGGTGTGTCCGTCCGCAGCGGCGGCCGGATCGAGGTCGAGCACGGCTCGATCGCCAAGGCGTCCCTGGTCACGGCGGACGGCGCCACCGTGCCCGGCAAAGCCTCGCGGGACAACAGGACATGGTCGCCCGACGCCGCCCTCGACCACGGCACCACCTACCGGCTGACGGCCGTCGCCACCGGCGGGAAGGGCGCGAAGGCGACCGAGCGGGTCACCTTCACGACCCTCGACGAGGACGACCGTTTCGTCGGCACGTACGTTCCGGAGCACGGCTCGAAGGTCGGCGTGGGGATGCCGGTCTCGTTCACCTTCGACAAGGCGATCACCGACAAGAAGGCCGTGGAGTCCGGCATCTCGGTCAGCTCCAGCAGCGGACAGAAGGTCGTCGGCCACTGGTTCGGCGCGCAGCGTCTCGACTTCCGCCCGCAGGAGTACTGGGAGGCCGGGTCCACCGTGACGGTCCGGATCCGCCTCGACGGCGTCAAGGGCGCCGAGGACGCCTACGGCGAGCAGGACAAGACCGTCCGGTTCACCGTCGGGCGCAGTCAGGTCTCCACCGTGGACGCCGCCAGGCACCGGATGCGCGTCGTCCGCGACGGCCGAACGATACGGGACATACCCATCACCGCGGGCGCCGCGAGCTCGCCCACCTGGAACGGCCGGATGGTGATCTCGGAGAAGCTGGTCAGCACCCGGATGGACGGGGCCACGGTGGGGTTCGCCGGTGAGTACGACATCCCCGACGTCCCGCACGCGATGCGCCTTTCCACGTCGGGCACGTTCATCCACGGCAACTACTGGGGCGACGACTCGGTGTTCGGCCGGTCCAACATCAGCCACGGCTGCGTCGGCCTCAACGACGTCCAGGGCGGCGGCGACGCGTCCCAGGACGGTGCCTGGTTCTACGCGAACTCCCTCCTCGGCGACGTCGTCGTGGTGCGCAACTCCCAGGACGCGACCATCGCCCCTGACAACGGCCTCAACGGCTGGAACATGCCGTGGAAGGAGTGGGTGGCGGGCTCCGCACGCTGA